The following are encoded together in the Erwinia sp. E602 genome:
- a CDS encoding methyl-accepting chemotaxis protein, whose product MLKRVKVVTSLVLVLVLFGSLQLISGGLFFQSLKGDKENFTLTQKIRGEQASLTSAWIALVQTRNTLNRAATRYLLDTKGNGTGAGITELLDMAKGKLADADKEYNVYINSLTPEVASQPHVQAVAEKYKALHAALAELIVMLVGNNFQGFVDQPTQGYQNGFEEAYNAWLKNSDALLAAGSAQNERAYEQAIWVLAIVLLLSVGLVVVAWSGMHKILLRPLKESIEHIRHIASGDLTRDIDTEGRNEMAQLAASLQHMQQELVKTVSVVRDGSDAIYTGASEIAAGNNDLSARTEQQAASLEQTAASMEQLTATVKQNADNARQASVLAKNASETAQKGGRVVDGVVKTMNDIAGSSKKIADITSVIDGIAFQTNILALNAAVEAARAGEQGRGFAVVAGEVRNLAQRSAQAAKEIKGLIEDSVARVDTGSVLVESAGETMNDIVNAVTRVTDIMGEIASASDEQSRGIDQVGTAVTEMDRVTQQNASLVEESASAAASLEDQASRLTQAVAVFRIKKPVLSGVLQQRPHAAPAAAPRKALAAPASASDDNWETF is encoded by the coding sequence ATGTTGAAGCGTGTGAAAGTGGTCACCAGTCTGGTGCTGGTTTTGGTGTTATTTGGTTCATTACAGTTGATCTCCGGCGGCCTGTTCTTTCAGTCGCTGAAGGGTGACAAAGAAAACTTTACTCTGACGCAGAAGATCCGTGGCGAGCAGGCCAGTCTGACGTCCGCATGGATTGCACTGGTACAAACCCGCAACACGCTCAACCGCGCCGCCACCCGCTACCTGCTGGATACCAAAGGTAATGGCACCGGTGCCGGCATTACTGAACTGCTCGACATGGCGAAAGGCAAGCTGGCCGACGCTGATAAAGAGTACAACGTCTACATTAACAGCCTGACGCCGGAGGTGGCCAGCCAGCCGCACGTGCAGGCCGTTGCCGAGAAGTACAAAGCGCTGCATGCCGCCCTGGCCGAGCTGATCGTGATGCTGGTGGGGAATAACTTCCAGGGCTTTGTCGATCAGCCAACGCAGGGCTACCAGAACGGTTTCGAAGAGGCCTACAACGCCTGGCTGAAGAACTCTGACGCGCTGCTGGCGGCCGGTTCGGCGCAAAACGAGCGCGCCTACGAGCAGGCAATCTGGGTGCTGGCCATCGTGCTGCTGCTGTCGGTAGGCCTGGTGGTAGTGGCCTGGTCAGGGATGCATAAAATCCTGCTGCGCCCGCTGAAAGAGAGCATTGAACACATTCGTCATATCGCCAGCGGCGATCTGACCCGCGACATTGACACCGAAGGCAGGAATGAGATGGCCCAGCTGGCCGCCAGCCTGCAGCATATGCAGCAGGAGCTGGTGAAAACCGTCAGCGTGGTGCGCGACGGGTCGGACGCCATCTACACCGGCGCCAGCGAAATCGCCGCCGGTAATAACGACCTGTCGGCGCGTACCGAACAGCAGGCCGCCTCGCTGGAGCAGACCGCCGCCAGCATGGAGCAGCTGACCGCCACCGTGAAGCAGAACGCCGATAACGCCCGTCAGGCGTCGGTGCTGGCGAAAAACGCCTCGGAAACCGCGCAGAAGGGCGGCCGGGTGGTGGACGGCGTGGTGAAGACCATGAACGACATCGCCGGCAGCTCGAAGAAGATCGCCGATATCACCAGCGTGATCGACGGCATCGCCTTCCAGACCAACATTCTGGCGCTGAACGCGGCGGTGGAAGCGGCGCGCGCCGGCGAGCAGGGCCGCGGCTTTGCGGTGGTGGCCGGCGAAGTGCGTAACCTGGCGCAGCGCAGCGCCCAGGCGGCAAAAGAGATTAAGGGGCTGATCGAAGACTCTGTGGCGCGCGTGGATACCGGCTCGGTGCTGGTGGAGAGCGCCGGTGAAACCATGAACGACATCGTCAACGCGGTGACCCGCGTCACCGATATTATGGGTGAGATCGCTTCGGCCTCCGACGAGCAGAGCCGCGGCATCGACCAGGTGGGCACCGCGGTGACCGAGATGGACCGGGTGACCCAGCAGAACGCCTCGCTGGTGGAGGAGTCCGCCTCTGCCGCGGCGTCGCTGGAAGACCAGGCCAGCCGCCTGACCCAGGCGGTGGCGGTGTTCCGCATCAAGAAACCGGTGCTGAGCGGCGTGCTGCAGCAGCGGCCGCACGCCGCACCGGCGGCCGCGCCGCGTAAGGCGCTGGCAGCCCCGGCTTCGGCCTCGGACGATAACTGGGAAACCTTTTAA
- the tssG gene encoding type VI secretion system baseplate subunit TssG — translation MARETQPPYSRLSPRMEAELTRMNFYRFCQLLEKLHPDRPPLGSTSHPQDDAVRLTPWPGMGFPASELKSVEYSGDDATEAPKVRTTFMGMYGVDSPLPTAYLNDISQRREGHEALQAFLDIFSHRILTQFYRIWRKYSYPATFERGGTDSISRSLLGLVGLGIPGTASHIATPVSRFLALLGVLRQPAKTQEGVQALVRLLAPETRARVSPYCLRPVAISRPTGFYGDEDFLLDGSTPLGDEVMETSSQLLIELITDSESEAQGWMPDGQLYQDFMIMLRVYLGWRFKATIRLTVSTALLAVVPLGDAPFRLGMSGVLGVEGKNVPADVPQTFTTEPGSYRGLQPTPYVQGNQRVNYLFD, via the coding sequence ATGGCAAGAGAAACACAACCGCCGTATTCCCGGCTGAGTCCGCGCATGGAAGCGGAGCTGACGCGGATGAATTTTTACCGCTTCTGCCAGCTGCTGGAAAAACTGCACCCGGACCGGCCGCCGCTCGGCAGCACCAGCCACCCGCAGGACGATGCGGTGCGCCTCACGCCGTGGCCGGGGATGGGCTTTCCCGCCAGCGAGCTGAAAAGCGTTGAATACAGCGGGGACGACGCCACGGAAGCACCGAAAGTGCGCACCACCTTTATGGGGATGTACGGGGTCGACTCGCCGCTGCCGACGGCTTACCTCAACGACATCAGCCAGCGGCGGGAAGGGCACGAGGCGCTGCAGGCTTTTCTCGATATCTTCAGCCATCGCATCCTGACGCAGTTTTACCGCATCTGGCGGAAATACTCTTATCCGGCCACCTTCGAGCGTGGCGGCACGGACAGCATCTCCCGCTCGCTGCTCGGGCTGGTCGGCCTGGGTATTCCCGGTACCGCCAGCCATATCGCCACGCCGGTGTCGCGCTTTCTGGCGCTGCTGGGCGTGCTGCGCCAGCCGGCGAAAACCCAGGAGGGCGTGCAGGCACTGGTGCGCCTGCTGGCCCCGGAGACGCGGGCGCGGGTCAGCCCGTACTGCCTGCGCCCGGTTGCCATCAGCCGGCCGACCGGTTTTTACGGCGATGAAGATTTTTTGCTGGATGGCAGCACGCCGCTGGGCGATGAAGTGATGGAGACCAGCAGCCAGCTGCTGATTGAGCTGATCACCGACAGCGAAAGTGAAGCGCAGGGCTGGATGCCGGACGGCCAGCTGTATCAGGACTTTATGATCATGCTGCGGGTGTATCTCGGCTGGCGCTTTAAAGCAACAATCCGCCTGACCGTCAGCACCGCGCTGCTGGCGGTGGTGCCCCTCGGCGATGCCCCGTTCCGGCTGGGGATGAGCGGCGTGCTGGGCGTGGAAGGGAAAAACGTCCCGGCCGACGTTCCACAGACGTTTACCACGGAGCCGGGCAGCTATCGCGGCCTGCAACCGACCCCATACGTACAAGGAAATCAGCGTGTTAACTATCTCTTTGACTAA
- the tssJ gene encoding type VI secretion system lipoprotein TssJ — MLTISLTNFARWLLPLLAVTLNGCGLTQSVADGTRSAVSAVFCKKIKVLHLDFIAREALNTDTRESHTRPQSVVIRVYQLKDRRAFDRLVYPQLATGGDTLLAEDLPASRDVVLTPGGAVSLNMPMEPQARFVAVVGLFRQPDLTGNGWKQVLDREALDPDTARVLEASENSLTLLPLKDR; from the coding sequence GTGTTAACTATCTCTTTGACTAACTTTGCCCGCTGGCTGTTGCCGTTGCTGGCCGTGACCCTGAACGGCTGCGGGCTGACGCAGAGCGTTGCCGATGGCACCCGATCTGCCGTGTCCGCCGTGTTCTGTAAAAAAATTAAGGTGCTGCACCTCGATTTTATCGCCCGTGAAGCGCTGAATACCGACACGCGTGAAAGCCATACCCGCCCGCAGTCCGTGGTAATACGTGTTTATCAGCTTAAAGATCGCAGGGCCTTTGACAGGCTGGTTTACCCGCAGCTGGCGACCGGCGGCGATACGCTGTTGGCTGAGGATCTGCCCGCCAGCCGCGACGTGGTGCTGACACCCGGCGGTGCGGTCAGCCTGAATATGCCGATGGAGCCGCAGGCACGTTTCGTGGCGGTGGTGGGGCTGTTCCGCCAGCCGGATCTGACAGGCAACGGCTGGAAGCAGGTGCTGGATCGCGAAGCGCTGGACCCTGACACCGCGCGCGTGCTCGAAGCGAGCGAAAACAGCCTGACCCTGTTGCCGCTTAAGGATCGGTAA
- a CDS encoding methyl-accepting chemotaxis protein, protein MFKRMKVVTTLILVLVFFGALQLITGGLFFQALKGDKDNFAVSQQLRLQQSALNESWVALIQARNTLNRAGIRYMLDANNMGSGSTVAELVTMAQGQLKEADKNFTDWNGLLSEQGKSAENVLAIQQNYKIFSGALNELIALMNAGKINEFFDQPTTGYQDGFAKALRSWLDRNDAQAAAGAEHNLESYHQAIWVLAGVLLVSLLAIAMVWRGIRHILLTPLNASIAHIRRIASGDLTQPIPVEGRNEMAQLAASLEHMQQELVKTVSVVRDGSDAIYTGASEIAAGNNDLSARTEQQAASLEQTAASMEQLTATVKQNADNARQASVLAKNASETAQKGGRVVDGVVKTMNDIAGSSKKIADITSVIDGIAFQTNILALNAAVEAARAGEQGRGFAVVAGEVRNLAQRSAQAAKEIKGLIEDSVARVDTGSVLVESAGETMNDIVNAVTRVTDIMGEIASASDEQSRGIDQVGTAVTEMDRVTQQNASLVEESASAAASLEDQASRLTQAVAVFRINKQQAAPAAVLKRPAAVSQPARIASTPASADSNWETF, encoded by the coding sequence ATGTTTAAGCGTATGAAGGTTGTCACCACACTGATTCTGGTATTGGTGTTTTTTGGTGCTTTGCAGTTAATCACCGGTGGGCTGTTTTTCCAGGCCCTGAAGGGTGATAAAGACAATTTTGCCGTGTCGCAGCAGCTGCGGCTGCAGCAGTCGGCGCTGAACGAATCCTGGGTGGCGCTGATTCAGGCACGTAACACCCTTAACCGTGCCGGTATCCGCTATATGCTCGATGCCAACAACATGGGCAGCGGCAGCACCGTGGCCGAGCTGGTGACGATGGCTCAGGGTCAGCTGAAAGAGGCGGATAAAAACTTCACGGATTGGAACGGGCTGCTGAGCGAGCAGGGGAAGAGCGCCGAAAACGTGCTGGCGATCCAGCAGAACTATAAAATCTTCAGCGGCGCGCTGAACGAGCTGATCGCGCTGATGAACGCCGGCAAGATCAACGAGTTCTTCGACCAGCCGACCACCGGCTATCAGGACGGCTTTGCTAAGGCGCTGCGCAGCTGGCTGGATCGCAACGATGCCCAGGCGGCGGCCGGGGCCGAACACAACCTCGAATCCTATCATCAGGCGATCTGGGTGCTGGCCGGCGTGCTGCTGGTGTCGCTGCTGGCGATTGCCATGGTATGGCGCGGCATCCGTCATATTCTGCTGACGCCGCTGAACGCCAGCATTGCCCATATTCGCCGCATCGCCAGCGGCGATCTGACCCAGCCGATCCCGGTTGAGGGCCGCAATGAGATGGCCCAGCTGGCCGCCAGCCTGGAGCATATGCAGCAGGAGCTGGTGAAAACCGTCAGCGTGGTGCGCGACGGGTCGGACGCCATCTACACCGGCGCCAGCGAAATCGCCGCCGGTAATAACGACCTGTCGGCGCGTACCGAACAGCAGGCCGCCTCGCTGGAGCAGACCGCCGCCAGCATGGAACAGCTGACCGCCACCGTGAAGCAGAACGCCGATAACGCCCGTCAGGCGTCGGTGCTGGCGAAAAACGCCTCGGAAACCGCGCAGAAGGGCGGCCGGGTGGTGGACGGCGTGGTGAAGACCATGAACGACATCGCCGGCAGCTCGAAGAAGATCGCCGATATCACCAGCGTGATCGACGGTATCGCCTTCCAGACCAACATTCTGGCGCTGAACGCGGCGGTGGAAGCGGCGCGCGCCGGCGAGCAGGGCCGTGGTTTTGCGGTGGTGGCCGGCGAAGTGCGTAACCTGGCGCAGCGCAGCGCCCAGGCGGCGAAAGAGATTAAAGGTCTGATCGAAGACTCGGTGGCGCGCGTGGATACCGGCTCGGTGCTGGTGGAGAGCGCCGGTGAAACCATGAATGATATCGTCAACGCGGTGACCCGCGTGACGGACATCATGGGCGAGATCGCTTCGGCCTCCGACGAGCAGAGCCGCGGCATCGACCAGGTGGGCACCGCGGTGACCGAGATGGACCGGGTGACCCAGCAGAACGCCTCGCTGGTGGAGGAGTCCGCCTCTGCCGCGGCGTCGCTTGAAGACCAGGCCAGCCGCCTGACCCAGGCGGTGGCGGTGTTCCGCATCAACAAACAACAGGCCGCGCCTGCCGCGGTGCTGAAGCGCCCGGCGGCGGTATCGCAGCCCGCCCGCATCGCCAGCACGCCGGCGTCCGCCGACAGTAACTGGGAAACCTTTTAA
- the tssF gene encoding type VI secretion system baseplate subunit TssF, which translates to MDDLTLRYYDAEMRYLLEAGEEFARAHPDRAAALNLDKSGARDPFVERLFEGFAFMMGRLREKLDDDLPELTEGLVTLLWPHYLRTIPSMSVVEFSPDWREMKEPMPLAKGFEVLSRPIGEKATRCRYTTTREISLQPLALEQATLSTDPDGRSVVRLRFICSSLADWSRADLSLIPFYFNADAPLACAMHEAFTLNTAGIWLRLPGDPDRRPLDARFTALGFAEDDRLWPKGDSSFSGYQLLLEYFTFREKFMFTGLRGLESVSLPAGLPWFEIDVVLAQRWEHDFTFSGKHLRLHCAPVINLFPLESDPLTLNSLQTEYLLRPMRVQDGHTEIYSVDSVSSSGNHSWVPFSSFRHKGGMMRHEAPEYYYHTRVRRGASGLHNTWLIPGGEAFDNHTVPGDESLSLTLTGTNGQLPRRALQSTLLDTATKISPSRVTVRNLCAPTLPCYPPNRDRFHWRVLSHLGSNFLSMMDNADVLRGTLALYEWTDSEMNRRRLEAILNVSHSETERFEQGYLLRGVQIEVTLDGHGFAGHGDICLFGEMLSHFFALYTDIYLFNRLIIILQPTGERLEWQEKHNRRIPG; encoded by the coding sequence ATGGACGACTTAACCCTGCGTTATTACGACGCTGAAATGCGCTACCTGCTAGAAGCCGGTGAAGAGTTTGCCCGCGCCCACCCGGACCGGGCGGCGGCGCTGAATCTGGATAAATCGGGCGCGCGCGACCCGTTCGTTGAGCGCCTGTTTGAAGGCTTTGCCTTTATGATGGGCCGCCTGCGCGAGAAGCTGGACGACGACCTGCCGGAGCTGACCGAAGGGCTGGTCACGCTGCTGTGGCCGCACTACCTGCGCACCATTCCGTCGATGTCGGTGGTGGAGTTCAGCCCTGACTGGCGCGAAATGAAAGAACCGATGCCTCTCGCGAAAGGGTTTGAAGTGCTCTCGCGCCCGATTGGCGAGAAGGCGACCCGCTGTCGCTATACCACCACCCGGGAAATCAGCCTGCAACCGCTGGCGCTGGAGCAGGCTACGCTCTCCACCGACCCGGACGGCCGTTCGGTGGTGCGCCTGCGCTTTATCTGCAGCAGCCTGGCCGACTGGAGCCGCGCGGATCTCAGCCTGATCCCGTTCTACTTCAATGCCGATGCGCCGCTGGCCTGCGCGATGCACGAAGCGTTCACCTTAAATACCGCCGGCATCTGGCTGCGCCTGCCGGGAGACCCGGATCGCCGCCCGCTGGATGCGCGCTTTACCGCCCTCGGCTTTGCTGAAGATGACCGGCTGTGGCCCAAGGGCGACAGCAGCTTCAGCGGTTATCAGCTGCTGCTGGAGTATTTCACCTTCCGCGAGAAGTTTATGTTCACCGGCCTGCGCGGGCTGGAGAGCGTATCGCTACCTGCCGGATTACCCTGGTTTGAAATCGACGTGGTGCTGGCCCAGCGCTGGGAGCACGACTTCACCTTCAGCGGTAAGCACCTGCGGCTGCACTGCGCGCCGGTGATTAACCTTTTTCCGCTGGAGTCCGATCCGCTGACGCTGAACTCGCTGCAGACGGAATATCTGCTGCGTCCGATGCGCGTGCAGGACGGGCATACCGAAATTTATTCCGTTGATTCGGTGAGCTCCTCCGGCAATCACAGCTGGGTGCCGTTCTCCAGCTTTCGCCACAAGGGCGGCATGATGCGCCATGAGGCACCGGAATATTACTACCATACCCGCGTGCGGCGCGGGGCCTCCGGGCTGCATAACACCTGGCTGATCCCCGGTGGTGAAGCCTTTGATAACCATACGGTGCCGGGCGACGAGAGCCTGTCGCTGACGCTGACCGGCACTAACGGCCAGCTGCCGCGCCGCGCCCTGCAAAGCACGCTGCTGGATACCGCGACAAAAATCAGCCCGAGCCGCGTCACGGTGCGCAACCTCTGCGCACCGACGCTGCCCTGTTATCCGCCGAACCGTGACCGCTTCCACTGGCGCGTACTCAGCCACCTTGGCAGCAACTTCCTGTCAATGATGGACAATGCCGACGTGCTGCGCGGTACCCTGGCGCTGTACGAGTGGACCGACAGCGAGATGAACCGCCGTCGTCTTGAAGCGATCCTCAATGTCAGCCACAGCGAAACCGAGCGTTTTGAGCAGGGCTACCTGCTGCGCGGCGTACAGATTGAAGTGACGCTCGACGGCCACGGCTTTGCCGGGCATGGCGATATCTGCCTGTTCGGCGAGATGCTCAGCCACTTTTTTGCTCTTTATACCGATATCTATCTGTTTAACCGCCTGATTATCATCCTGCAACCCACCGGAGAGCGCCTGGAATGGCAAGAGAAACACAACCGCCGTATTCCCGGCTGA
- the cheR gene encoding protein-glutamate O-methyltransferase CheR, with protein sequence MVQRLPLSDTHFKRISQLIYQRAGIVLADHKREMVYNRLVRRLRTLGLDDFGRYLALLESEQNSAEWQAFINALTTNLTAFFREAHHFPLLAEHAKRRSGSFNVWCAAASTGEEPYSIAMTLAETLGSGPGKFQVTASDIDTQVLETALAGVYRQEELRTLSPSQLQRFFLRGTGPHEGKVRVRPELASMVNFMQLNLLANEWTLPGPFDAIFCRNVMIYFDKETQEKILRRFVPLLKPGGLLFAGHSENFSQISREFYLRGQTVYGLTKER encoded by the coding sequence ATGGTTCAGCGGCTGCCGTTATCCGATACGCATTTTAAGCGTATCAGTCAGTTGATCTATCAGCGAGCCGGCATCGTTCTCGCCGATCACAAGCGGGAAATGGTTTATAACCGTCTGGTGCGCCGCCTGCGCACCCTTGGCCTTGACGATTTTGGCCGCTATCTGGCGTTGCTTGAGAGCGAGCAGAACAGCGCGGAGTGGCAGGCGTTTATCAATGCGCTGACCACCAACCTGACCGCCTTTTTCCGCGAGGCGCACCATTTTCCGCTGCTGGCCGAGCACGCTAAACGCCGCAGCGGCAGCTTTAACGTCTGGTGTGCCGCGGCGTCGACCGGCGAAGAGCCTTACTCGATCGCCATGACGCTGGCGGAAACGCTGGGCAGCGGGCCGGGGAAATTTCAGGTCACCGCCAGCGATATCGACACCCAGGTACTGGAGACCGCGCTGGCCGGCGTCTACCGCCAGGAGGAGCTGCGTACGCTCTCGCCCTCGCAGCTACAGCGCTTCTTCCTGCGCGGCACCGGCCCGCACGAGGGCAAAGTACGGGTGCGCCCGGAGCTGGCCAGTATGGTCAACTTTATGCAGCTCAACCTGCTGGCCAACGAATGGACGCTGCCGGGACCGTTTGACGCTATTTTTTGTCGCAACGTGATGATCTACTTCGATAAAGAAACCCAGGAGAAGATTTTACGGCGCTTTGTACCGCTGCTGAAACCCGGGGGCCTACTGTTCGCCGGTCATTCAGAGAACTTCAGTCAGATCAGCCGCGAGTTCTATCTGCGGGGTCAGACAGTCTATGGACTGACTAAGGAAAGGTAA
- a CDS encoding polymorphic toxin type 44 domain-containing protein, with the protein MAKGYYLVQGDKTTCGGRIIEGATDHTLSGKAVARERDKATCGQHPGIFMIAGGIRNDAIQGRRMAGTLDSTSSCPCRARFVPSMMQDTYEKAGECSSTSFSSDGLITSLLTPYKNLQPEEKNERHCNHTDGAIRVAEYIFSEIRMNVRSETSEKIRYLIDQETIKQRRAEWNKLPFYARLAPVPQPDLLAAMAIWYQMVKTGSTWDHKPKIRDRFSAIAVARPLPNTGKPSKSYYHKFKKHDYFYDVWSNIHYGYVGLSVGFSESLLLKGSTWEQNMTPGAMGDDTLDDVTSIKIGFRLFYQHGKYAEGLNVNSILSALENTPNQLFPNSRGMHWCWSADNPERFEE; encoded by the coding sequence ATGGCTAAAGGTTATTATCTGGTGCAGGGCGACAAAACGACCTGCGGCGGGCGCATTATTGAAGGGGCAACCGACCACACGCTGTCTGGCAAAGCCGTGGCCCGGGAAAGAGATAAGGCCACCTGCGGTCAGCATCCCGGCATCTTTATGATTGCCGGCGGGATCCGGAATGACGCTATTCAAGGGCGCAGGATGGCGGGAACGCTGGACAGTACCAGTTCCTGCCCCTGCAGGGCGCGTTTTGTGCCGTCGATGATGCAGGATACCTATGAGAAAGCAGGAGAGTGTTCAAGCACTTCTTTTTCATCCGATGGGCTTATAACTTCCTTACTGACCCCCTATAAAAATCTGCAACCGGAAGAGAAGAATGAGCGTCATTGTAATCACACTGACGGAGCAATAAGGGTGGCTGAGTATATATTTAGTGAGATTAGGATGAATGTCAGAAGTGAAACGTCAGAAAAAATACGATATTTAATCGACCAGGAGACAATAAAGCAAAGGCGTGCCGAATGGAATAAGCTTCCATTTTATGCCAGATTGGCTCCGGTTCCTCAACCTGATTTACTCGCTGCAATGGCCATATGGTATCAGATGGTTAAAACGGGTTCTACCTGGGATCATAAACCTAAGATACGTGATAGATTTTCGGCGATTGCGGTTGCGCGACCTTTGCCAAACACAGGAAAACCATCAAAGTCTTATTACCACAAGTTCAAAAAACATGATTATTTTTATGATGTCTGGTCGAATATACATTATGGATACGTCGGGTTGAGCGTTGGTTTTTCGGAGTCACTTCTCTTAAAAGGTTCAACATGGGAACAAAATATGACACCAGGTGCAATGGGAGACGACACTCTGGATGATGTTACGAGTATAAAAATAGGGTTTAGACTTTTTTATCAGCATGGGAAGTATGCTGAAGGTCTGAACGTTAATAGCATACTTAGTGCATTAGAAAATACACCGAATCAGCTATTTCCCAATTCCAGGGGGATGCATTGGTGCTGGAGTGCGGATAATCCGGAAAGGTTTGAGGAGTAG